The Plectropomus leopardus isolate mb chromosome 7, YSFRI_Pleo_2.0, whole genome shotgun sequence genome window below encodes:
- the LOC121945825 gene encoding B-cell receptor CD22-like: MITVLALLILKAGTVSAMGTVTFENPDICALKGTSVEFRCSYSYPDDETVQKAAWFKGQSQYGIWKRVKLSELPSYENRTEYVGDKQHDCSLAIHDLQDGDTGHYYFRFDTENFGWRSKTSVHLTVTEPNATVYADTVRARDKVTLECRTSCQLSNIVWFKDGRPVAQPEFEAKAEDSGKYVCAFEGHESALSDPVFLDVQYPPMNVSIEVTYLDEPTVGRSVIMTCQNTANPAADNYTWYRASASSLSSMSQVDSGQMVLNRSVNAADTELYICQARNKLGESNSTEVLLIPLSEEGTVDNTDRAQGSKTSRQITDTPTNSSRIALIYDQSLIQQGIIVLMLHASLIRKILGFSFNSSSSSLEWDLSP, translated from the exons ATGATCACAGTGCTGGCGCTTCTGATCCTGAAGGCAG GAACTGTGAGCGCTATGGGGACAGTGACCTTTGAAAACCCAGATATTTGTGCTTTAAAGGGAACATCGGTGGAGTTCAGGTGCTCGTACAGCTACCCAGATGATGAAACAGTTCAAAAGGCTGCATGGTTCAAAGGGCAATCCCAATATGGCATTTGGAAACGTGTCAAGCTCTCAGAACTTCCTTCATATGAAAATCGGACTGAATATGTTGGGGACAAACAGCACGACTGCAGCCTGGCAATTCATGATCTGCAGGATGGCGACACTGGACATTACTACTTCAGATTTGATACAGAGAATTTTGGATGGCGGAGTAAAACATCAGTACACCTGACTGTCACAG AGCCGAATGCCACAGTGTACGCAGACACAGTGAGGGCAAGAGACAAAGTGACTCTTGAATGTAGAACATCCTGCCAACTTTCCAACATAGTTTGGTTTAAAGATGGACGTCCAGTAGCCCAACCAGAGTTTGAGGCTAAAGCAGAGGATTCTGGGAAGTATGTGTGTGCTTTCGAAGGACATGAGTCTGCGCTATCTGACCCCGTGTTTCTGGATGTTCAGT ATCCCCCAATGAATGTGTCTATTGAGGTCACCTATCTTGACGAGCCAACAGTAGGCAGGAGTGTGATTATGACCTGCCAAAACACTGCTAACCCTGCAGCAGACAACTACACCTGGTACAGGGCTTCTGCTTCCAGTCTCAGCTCCATGTCTCAAGTGGACTCAGGACAGATGGTGTTAAATCGCTCTGTGAATGCCGCCGACACTGAACTCTACATCTGCCAGGCCAGGAACAAACTGGGGGAAAGCAACTCGACTGAGGTGCTTCTGATACCACTGTCAGAGGAGGGGACAGTGGACAATACAGACAGAGCGCAGGGAAGTAAGACAAGCAGACAGATCACTGATACACCTACAAACTCTTCAAGGATTGCATTAATATATGATCAATCCCTCATCCAACAAGGAATTATAGTTCTAATGTTGCATGCCAGCCTGATACgaaagattttaggattttcttttaattcttcttcttcttcactcgAGTGGGATTTAAGCCCCTGA